Proteins encoded in a region of the Zea mays cultivar B73 chromosome 2, Zm-B73-REFERENCE-NAM-5.0, whole genome shotgun sequence genome:
- the LOC103647577 gene encoding uncharacterized protein produces MDRVGGGEKQLEDCTVGNALGTCFFFSAVSALAVIPVVIKKKSLAPAAFVVTTGTMLDTIAGIRLCELQHAERQMKLLEAQKLSEDASAGSESS; encoded by the exons ATGGACCGGGTCGGCGGCGGCGAGAAGCAGCTGGAGGATTGTACAGTGGGCAA TGCTCTAGGAACTTGCTTCTTCTTCTCTGCTGTAAGCGCTCTTGCTGTTATTCCTGTGGTCATAAAGAAGAAATCCTTGGCTCCCGCGGCCTTCGTTGTCACCACAGGAACCATGCTGGACACTATCGCAGGCATTAGACTGTGTGAGCTACAGCATGCTGAGCGGCAAATGAAGCTTTTGGAAGCCCAGAAACTTTCGGAGGATGCTTCAGCTGGGAGTGAAAGCTCTTGA